The following coding sequences lie in one Enterococcus sp. 9E7_DIV0242 genomic window:
- a CDS encoding ISL3 family transposase, producing the protein MDKNTRLLLGLTDKHLSFGEDWLEYSHSKGVKAQVIKATLTYIPTHCRNCGIKNQGQIIKNGYHRTYTQLPVFNGRLTLLELKRSRFRCHECHATFHAQTELVEEHHHLSKQLCLQIMLDLKKNVSRKEIAQKHFVSDVTVLRLMEELATSYSPNWRFLPKILCIDEFKSMKSCEGAMSFICVNGETNKILEVLEDRRLTHLTRHFMRYTKEARENVKYLVMDMNASYDQLLKSVFPNAQLVTDRFHIVQQMNRALNQLRIKTMNAFRHSSPLEQKQYRRLKRYWKLLLKDSSELDSQHRPYHSLFKRPLTQTDIVDELLSYDSTLRIAYDTVQFLKYAFTHRDAKRFFEELDTLDPRLPFWFKKKLRFFKKHRQGITNAFSFSFSNGITEGLNNKIKVIKRVAYGYRNFYHFRSRIYIVQGLVFSQD; encoded by the coding sequence ATGGATAAGAATACCAGATTATTGCTTGGACTAACAGATAAACATCTCTCCTTTGGAGAGGATTGGCTTGAATACAGTCATTCAAAAGGTGTTAAGGCTCAGGTCATCAAAGCAACACTTACGTATATACCTACACATTGTAGAAACTGTGGCATTAAAAATCAAGGACAGATCATCAAAAACGGTTACCATCGGACATATACTCAATTACCTGTTTTTAATGGTCGCTTGACATTATTGGAGCTGAAACGTTCACGCTTTCGTTGTCATGAGTGTCACGCTACTTTTCATGCTCAAACAGAGTTAGTTGAAGAGCATCATCATTTATCGAAGCAGCTCTGTCTCCAAATCATGCTTGATTTAAAGAAAAATGTTTCTAGGAAAGAGATTGCCCAAAAACATTTCGTTTCAGACGTGACGGTTCTTCGCTTAATGGAAGAGCTAGCTACTTCTTATTCTCCAAACTGGCGATTTCTTCCAAAAATTTTATGTATTGATGAATTCAAATCAATGAAATCTTGTGAAGGAGCCATGAGTTTTATTTGTGTTAATGGAGAAACCAACAAGATTCTTGAAGTCCTTGAAGACCGACGGTTAACACACTTAACCCGACACTTTATGCGTTACACAAAAGAAGCTCGAGAAAACGTAAAGTACCTGGTCATGGACATGAATGCGAGCTATGATCAATTACTCAAGTCTGTGTTTCCAAATGCCCAACTCGTCACTGACCGATTCCACATTGTCCAACAGATGAATCGAGCGTTAAATCAACTGCGGATAAAGACAATGAATGCCTTTCGGCATTCCTCACCGCTAGAACAGAAGCAATATCGTCGACTCAAACGGTATTGGAAGTTACTCTTAAAAGATTCCTCTGAGCTTGATAGTCAACATCGTCCCTATCATTCACTGTTCAAACGTCCATTAACTCAAACAGATATTGTCGATGAATTACTCAGCTATGATTCAACCTTGCGCATTGCTTACGATACTGTTCAGTTTCTCAAATATGCCTTTACTCATCGAGACGCCAAGCGTTTCTTTGAAGAACTTGATACACTAGATCCCCGACTGCCTTTCTGGTTCAAAAAGAAATTGAGATTCTTCAAGAAGCACAGACAAGGAATTACCAATGCTTTCAGTTTTTCTTTTTCTAATGGCATTACAGAAGGGTTGAACAACAAGATTAAGGTAATCAAACGAGTGGCTTATGGCTACCGCAATTTCTATCATTTTCGTTCACGTATTTACATTGTTCAAGGTCTTGTTTTTTCTCAAGATTAA
- a CDS encoding PTS fructose transporter subunit IIABC, with protein sequence MNIKDLLIKDVMIMNLQATTKRAAIDEMVEKMYAGGRITDKEVYKQGILDREAQTSTGLGDGIAMPHAKNSAVKEATVLFAKSSQGVDYDALDGQPTFLFFMIAAPEGANDTHLQALAALSRLLVNPDFVAQLKQANSPEEVQELFITAEQQKQLEEQQEQRVQNNDSSKKFIVAVTACPTGIAHTYMAEDALKKTAKEMGVAIKVETNGSEGIKNRLTAEDIEKADGVIVAADKKVEMNRFDGKELVNRPVSDGIRKPAELIELALSGDAPVFHGNGTEASATEGNSAEGSIGSRIYKDLMNGVSHMLPFVIGGGIAIALSFMIDQFMGVPDTQLASLGNYNEMASWFNQIGGAAFGFMLPVLAGFIASSIADRPGLIVGFAAGALANTGGAGFLGALIGGFLAGYVIIFLKKLFKGLPKSLDGIKTILFYPVFGLLITGGAMLLINVPMKIINDGLNNFLLGLDGTNAALLGALLGGMMAIDLGGPINKAAYVFGTASIATSLAEGGSVIMASVMAGGMVPPLAIFIATLIFKNKFTQDQKDAGLTNLVMGLSFVTEGAIPFAAADPLRVIPGFVVGSALAGGLVGGMGIRLLAPHGGVFVALLLSNPLMYLLFIFIGAVVSAVIVGMLKKPVTQVA encoded by the coding sequence ATGAATATCAAAGATTTACTTATCAAAGATGTAATGATCATGAACCTACAAGCGACAACAAAGCGAGCAGCAATTGATGAAATGGTTGAGAAAATGTACGCTGGGGGACGAATCACAGATAAAGAGGTATACAAACAGGGGATTTTAGACAGAGAGGCTCAAACCTCTACAGGGCTAGGCGATGGAATCGCAATGCCTCATGCGAAAAACAGCGCTGTAAAAGAAGCAACCGTTCTCTTTGCCAAAAGCAGTCAAGGCGTTGATTATGATGCCTTGGATGGACAACCAACTTTCTTATTCTTTATGATCGCAGCTCCAGAAGGTGCCAATGATACACACTTACAGGCATTGGCCGCTCTTTCCAGACTATTGGTCAATCCGGATTTCGTCGCACAGTTAAAACAAGCGAACTCTCCGGAAGAAGTACAGGAGTTATTTATCACCGCTGAGCAACAAAAGCAATTAGAAGAACAACAAGAACAGCGGGTTCAAAACAATGATTCAAGCAAAAAATTCATCGTAGCTGTTACTGCTTGTCCTACAGGAATTGCGCATACCTATATGGCTGAAGATGCATTGAAAAAAACAGCGAAAGAAATGGGTGTAGCAATTAAAGTAGAAACAAATGGTTCTGAAGGAATTAAGAATCGCCTAACCGCAGAAGATATCGAGAAAGCAGATGGTGTCATCGTTGCGGCAGATAAAAAAGTAGAGATGAATCGCTTTGACGGAAAAGAATTAGTGAACCGTCCGGTTAGCGATGGCATCCGTAAGCCAGCTGAACTGATTGAGCTTGCCTTGAGCGGAGATGCGCCCGTTTTTCATGGCAACGGCACAGAAGCATCAGCTACAGAAGGTAATTCTGCTGAAGGTTCAATTGGTTCACGAATCTACAAGGATTTGATGAACGGTGTTTCTCATATGCTGCCTTTCGTAATTGGTGGCGGGATTGCAATTGCCTTGTCCTTTATGATCGATCAGTTCATGGGTGTCCCTGATACTCAGCTTGCAAGTCTTGGGAACTATAATGAAATGGCCAGCTGGTTTAATCAAATTGGTGGCGCCGCTTTTGGATTTATGCTTCCTGTTCTTGCCGGATTTATCGCTTCAAGTATCGCTGATCGTCCTGGCTTGATTGTTGGTTTTGCTGCTGGTGCCTTAGCAAATACTGGTGGAGCTGGCTTTTTGGGTGCATTGATAGGCGGATTTCTAGCAGGTTATGTCATCATTTTCTTGAAAAAGTTGTTCAAAGGTCTGCCAAAATCGTTGGATGGTATCAAAACAATCTTATTCTATCCTGTTTTTGGTCTTCTGATTACAGGTGGGGCTATGCTATTGATCAATGTTCCAATGAAAATTATCAATGATGGTCTGAATAATTTTCTTCTTGGACTTGATGGAACAAACGCAGCTCTATTAGGTGCTCTACTTGGTGGTATGATGGCCATCGACTTAGGTGGCCCAATCAACAAAGCTGCTTATGTTTTTGGTACAGCCTCCATTGCAACATCGCTTGCCGAAGGTGGCAGTGTGATCATGGCATCCGTAATGGCAGGTGGTATGGTTCCACCTCTGGCAATTTTCATTGCAACCTTGATTTTCAAAAATAAGTTTACACAAGACCAAAAAGATGCTGGATTAACAAACCTTGTTATGGGTCTATCCTTCGTCACAGAAGGCGCTATTCCATTTGCGGCTGCCGATCCGCTTCGCGTGATTCCAGGTTTTGTCGTAGGATCTGCATTAGCTGGTGGATTAGTTGGTGGTATGGGTATTCGTTTATTAGCACCACATGGCGGTGTGTTCGTTGCCCTACTCCTTAGCAACCCTCTGATGTATCTATTGTTCATCTTTATCGGAGCAGTCGTATCCGCTGTAATTGTCGGTATGCTGAAAAAACCAGTTACACAAGTAGCTTAA
- the pfkB gene encoding 1-phosphofructokinase codes for MIYTVTLNPSIDYIVHVDKLEIGGLNRMSSDLKLPGGKGINVSRILKRIGLESTAMGFMGGFTGSFITEWLHSEAITTNFTTINSDTRINIKLKAAEETEINGAGPSIQAAEMAQLKKQFDQLSKEDIVILSGSTPASLPKGFYAELIQLITARGARFVIDTTGEDLKQSLKDQPLLVKPNNHELAELYQTEFHTVEDILPYGKALLDEGATYAIVSMAGDGALLFSNDGIFRSNVLKRSLKNSVGAGDSMIAGFVGKFSETGDPIEAFKWSVACGSATAFSDDLAHAAFINELLNEVQITQL; via the coding sequence ATGATTTATACAGTGACACTAAATCCATCGATCGATTACATCGTTCACGTGGATAAGCTTGAAATAGGCGGCTTGAATCGAATGAGCTCTGACCTCAAACTACCGGGTGGAAAAGGAATCAATGTTTCCAGAATTTTAAAAAGAATCGGACTCGAATCCACTGCTATGGGTTTCATGGGCGGATTTACGGGAAGCTTCATTACAGAGTGGCTGCATTCAGAAGCAATCACGACCAATTTCACCACCATCAATTCAGATACACGAATCAATATCAAATTGAAAGCAGCTGAAGAAACAGAAATCAATGGTGCCGGTCCAAGCATTCAAGCTGCAGAAATGGCTCAATTGAAAAAACAATTTGATCAATTATCAAAAGAAGATATCGTCATTCTATCAGGCAGCACTCCTGCTTCTTTGCCTAAAGGTTTTTATGCTGAGCTCATTCAATTAATCACAGCCCGTGGTGCACGATTTGTTATTGATACGACTGGCGAAGATCTTAAACAATCCTTGAAAGATCAACCACTACTAGTCAAACCGAATAACCATGAGTTGGCAGAATTATATCAGACCGAATTTCATACAGTAGAGGATATCCTCCCTTATGGAAAAGCCTTGTTGGATGAAGGGGCAACTTACGCAATTGTATCGATGGCAGGAGACGGTGCACTCCTCTTCTCTAATGACGGCATCTTTCGCTCCAATGTGTTGAAACGCTCGCTAAAAAATTCAGTTGGTGCCGGTGACTCAATGATTGCCGGATTTGTTGGGAAATTTTCTGAAACCGGTGACCCAATAGAGGCATTTAAATGGAGTGTTGCTTGTGGTAGTGCTACGGCCTTTTCTGATGATCTTGCCCATGCCGCATTTATTAATGAGTTGTTAAATGAAGTACAAATTACACAATTATAG
- a CDS encoding DeoR/GlpR family DNA-binding transcription regulator, translating into MLTEERHQRIIDLLNQESIVKSQELSDILGASESTIRRDLQELEKAGMLDRVHGGAKLKSDLGSEQSMIEKSIKNIQEKQLLGKAAAKIVCDGDVIYLDAGTTTLEMIPHLAGKAVTAVTNSVHHAAKLIDLNINTIILGGKLKLSTKAIIGTTSMEQLRQFRFNKVFMGMNGIHAEFGLTTPDPEEAALKRLAIQHAEQAFILADHSKLGKVSFTKVTDVEQASLIIDYCPKELLDGLQQKTSIKEVAK; encoded by the coding sequence ATGCTTACAGAAGAACGTCACCAACGAATAATAGACTTATTGAATCAAGAATCAATTGTGAAATCTCAAGAGCTATCAGATATATTAGGTGCATCTGAATCAACTATACGCAGAGATCTCCAAGAGTTGGAGAAGGCTGGAATGCTAGACCGGGTCCACGGTGGAGCAAAATTAAAATCAGATCTTGGCTCTGAACAATCCATGATCGAAAAATCGATCAAAAACATTCAAGAAAAACAATTATTAGGGAAAGCTGCTGCTAAGATTGTCTGCGATGGTGACGTCATCTATCTAGATGCCGGAACAACTACTTTGGAGATGATCCCTCATCTGGCCGGAAAAGCAGTTACCGCAGTAACTAACTCAGTACATCATGCAGCAAAGCTGATCGACTTGAATATCAATACGATTATCTTAGGTGGGAAATTAAAGCTCTCAACTAAAGCAATCATCGGAACAACAAGTATGGAACAGTTGAGACAATTTCGTTTCAACAAAGTATTTATGGGTATGAATGGTATTCATGCAGAATTCGGTTTGACTACGCCTGATCCAGAAGAAGCTGCTTTGAAAAGATTGGCAATCCAGCATGCTGAACAAGCTTTTATTTTAGCGGATCACAGCAAATTGGGTAAGGTCTCCTTTACAAAAGTGACGGATGTAGAACAAGCAAGTCTTATTATCGATTATTGTCCCAAAGAGCTATTGGACGGATTACAGCAAAAAACGAGTATCAAGGAGGTTGCAAAATGA
- a CDS encoding EpaQ family protein: MKGNEKYIEGFKFVSLFVGFVCSYITWIGLGSISNQMFTVLSKLLPISLLILFVLTIPALKKMDWFFAGSLLVLVAIPAFFYFNNFPYLIFYWQVPLSLVFIFLVGKFSFGEIFQTILLYFAGGYVTVMAIKMVMVTFEIGNLVLWTNKNLIAGPTFFACMLAIILIDRMNLEFSLLVEGLISLMGITVFYLCESWTPMISFLAFLAIGASFRYIAAIQNIVKNKILWVMLFSAMFLFIPVFVYFFSYNDGFGMSFSGRVGIWQELFYSWTAETKNVLIGIQSHFSVARNGLAAHSAYLDILWRYGIIGYLILFGGIVLLTFRYSQSKYSTNQLLCLLAFFVTCIHATMENYLSTFQWIPMIFIFLALFVSQSEQASAELEEEDDLEEEDESEEAVLEEQVESEEITEVSAEKSEEVLPE; the protein is encoded by the coding sequence ATGAAAGGTAATGAGAAGTACATTGAGGGATTTAAATTTGTTAGTTTATTTGTTGGATTTGTTTGTTCTTATATAACATGGATTGGTTTGGGATCGATATCTAATCAGATGTTTACGGTTTTGTCAAAACTACTTCCTATTTCTTTGCTGATCTTGTTTGTCTTGACTATACCAGCTCTCAAAAAAATGGATTGGTTTTTTGCAGGGAGTTTGCTTGTATTGGTTGCAATACCGGCATTTTTCTATTTTAACAATTTTCCTTATTTGATATTTTATTGGCAAGTTCCCCTTTCCTTAGTATTTATTTTTTTAGTTGGTAAATTTTCTTTTGGTGAAATTTTTCAAACGATTCTTCTCTATTTTGCAGGAGGATATGTTACTGTTATGGCAATCAAAATGGTGATGGTCACGTTTGAAATTGGAAATTTAGTATTGTGGACCAATAAGAATTTGATCGCGGGACCAACCTTTTTTGCTTGTATGTTAGCAATCATTCTTATTGACAGAATGAACTTAGAGTTTTCATTACTAGTAGAAGGTCTGATTAGTTTAATGGGGATCACAGTATTTTATTTGTGTGAATCATGGACACCGATGATTTCCTTCTTAGCGTTTTTAGCAATAGGAGCTAGCTTTAGATACATAGCAGCGATTCAAAATATTGTAAAAAATAAAATACTATGGGTTATGTTGTTTTCTGCGATGTTTTTGTTTATACCTGTATTCGTGTATTTTTTCTCTTATAATGATGGATTTGGTATGTCCTTCAGTGGTCGAGTAGGTATTTGGCAGGAACTCTTCTATTCTTGGACTGCAGAAACAAAAAATGTACTGATAGGTATACAAAGTCATTTTAGCGTTGCAAGAAATGGATTGGCTGCTCATAGTGCCTATTTAGACATTTTATGGAGATACGGCATTATTGGCTATCTCATTTTATTTGGTGGGATTGTCCTATTAACATTCAGGTATAGTCAATCTAAATATTCTACAAACCAACTTTTATGTTTATTGGCTTTTTTTGTTACCTGTATTCATGCGACGATGGAAAACTACCTAAGTACATTCCAGTGGATTCCAATGATTTTCATTTTCCTAGCATTATTCGTCAGTCAGTCAGAGCAAGCTTCGGCTGAATTAGAGGAAGAAGATGATCTGGAAGAGGAAGACGAAAGTGAAGAAGCTGTGTTAGAAGAACAAGTTGAATCGGAAGAAATCACAGAGGTTTCAGCTGAAAAATCAGAAGAGGTTTTACCAGAATAG